The Desulfobulbaceae bacterium region ATCCCCTTAGTGCTCTTTTTGGCCTTAATAATATCCGCCTTCAACTCGTCAACAGGGATACCGGAGCCGCCGATAACACCGATACCGCCGCATTCGGCCACCGGCACTGCCAAAGCAGCGGTTGAAACCCGAATGGACATGCCGCCTTGGATCAAAGGTATGGGCGCCGTCAGGCCCCCTATGGTCAACGAAGGTAATTTCATTCAAAAACTCCACAGATCAAGATAACGCTGCCGATCCACCAGGATAACAACGTACGGTTTGAAGCATTTATCATGGAACGCCAACCTTTATTGGGGGCGTCCACCGGCTCCCGCCTTGTACTATTAATAGAATTTGGCATAATGCAACTCTTGACTCTATTTGTCAAGAGCGTTACCTATTGATGTGCGTCGTAAAAAGTCCACGCGGTTGCATTACAGCACGCTTTTGTACGCTCATTATACCATATATATGGGCTCATTCGCAACAGACACACCGCGCCTTGCATAACAGCCCAACTATATAGCCAACCCGTTAGTTTTTTTGCACGACTGTTCCCTCTCGCCTGATAAAAATGGCCATACATTATATAACCATAACCAGATACTCTCTAGCTTAAGAAACCCTCAGACTTCGGCCCACACCCCTTCGGCCTGAATATTCTGGCTCAACATCCACCCTCACTATGAAAAAAATTGACCCGAAACTTATCGCTTTTGACATTGACGGAGTCGTTGCCGACACAGCCGAAGCCTTTTTTCGTCTGGCCCAAGAGCGACACGGCATCAACGAATTCACTACCGCCCACATTACCGAGTTTGATGTAGCTAAATGCCTGCCCATTGCTCCTGAAATCATCGACAGTATCT contains the following coding sequences:
- a CDS encoding nitronate monooxygenase, which gives rise to MKLPSLTIGGLTAPIPLIQGGMSIRVSTAALAVPVAECGGIGVIGGSGIPVDELKADIIKAKKSTKG